In Bombus vancouverensis nearcticus chromosome 1, iyBomVanc1_principal, whole genome shotgun sequence, a single genomic region encodes these proteins:
- the LOC117159445 gene encoding transcription elongation regulator 1 isoform X4 has product MRGGPPRFRGRGFGPRGPMFRGANNGFPFEGPPRPNCPPGPAGPRFRGPPPFDPSWGPMGPPNLMGPPNLMGPPGLPPPHMMNGPIGTGPGPYGPPPGMGPPNMNNIPGQQQPPQQQAQQANIPGLDLNGEVWVETKTPDGKSYYYNIRTRETTWTKPEGPNVKVMVQDQLEQLVHGASKQTAPTGTPASTATTPNQINENRVSQSSEQSSTNNADAISQLSTAPPGTGPPPTLGETPDMNAQPADTTQANGTAPTTVTNTPTMNTPAVNTNMMQPPPNMIPMQHRMPNQFGGPIATQFGAAPFGMPPPGFQPFGGYGPPQANWGMPQMPHGVMAPQAPAEDPAILAQLDQELVASAMVWTEHRAPDGRLYYYNSKAGESVWEKPQALKDLENAKLALRQKAEEAATISTNTAVTTSTVTNNNVTTEATKQEKPQESNHETKDSVKETDANKPKKEETAPKEAAKPQDKSRPISSTPVPGTPWCVVWTGDGRVFFYNPSSRISVWERPDDLIGRQDVDKMVSTPPDAVVATKPTRQSDTSESSDDEPVPAKKMKQDDTKTTAPKEEEEKENKKTIDIGKEAAIEAEVRAARERAIVPLETRIKSFRDMLAEKDVSAFSTWEKELHKIVFDPRYLLLTSKERKQVFEKYVKERAEEERREKRNKMKERKEQFQKLLEEAGLHGKSSFSDFAQKHGRDERFKNVEKMRERESLFNEYLLEVRKKEKEEKTAKREQVKKEFIAMLREHKDIDRHSHWSDCKKKLESDWRYRVVESASTREDWFRDYIRMLKEERKKEKEKDKDHRHRDKDHHKSEKKDRDRKDVDKYKDKSSKDRLDKDSSKDKKRRIEAASEENGKEKKEAVSEKESGEIEDNDEKPSKKENDKENTEDQSDSEEDREKQKRERERRAEASLREREREVQRTLATHLRDRDKERQHHRHTEAVQHFSALLADLVRNGDLAWREAKRQLRKDHRWELAESLDREEKERLFNEHIEQLSRKKRDKFRELLDEVGASTELTASWRDIKKSLKDDPRYLKFSSSDRKCEKEFKEYIKDKLVAAKADFRELLQETKLITDKTYKKVQDNSAHLAEIEEILRKDRRFLVLEAAAAERTRLLMGYLEELARRGPPPPPTASEPSRRPTTN; this is encoded by the exons ATGAGAGGTGGACCTCCGAGATTTAGAGGAAGAGGATTTGGACCTAGGGGACCGATGTTTCGTGGAGCAAATAACGGATTTCCATTTGAGGGACCTCCAAGGCCAAATTGTCCACCGGGTCCAGCAGGACCACGTTTCCGAGGGCCTCCGCCGTTCGATCCTAGTTGGGGACCTATGGGGCCACCAAATCTGATGGGACCGCCAAATCTTATGGGACCTCCAGGACTG CCACCGCCACACATGATGAATGGCCCAATTGGGACAGGTCCTGGACCTTATGGACCACCTCCTGGAATGGGACCACCCAATATGAATAAC ATTCCAGGTCAACAGCAGCCCCCGCAACAACAGGCGCAACAAGCAAACATTCCAGGCTTAGATCTCAATGGAGAGGTATGGGTAGAAACAAAAACGCCAGATggtaaatcatattattataaCATTCGTACAAGGGAAACTACATGGACAAAACCAGAGGGACCAAATGTTAAGGTCATGGTGCAAGATCAG TTAGAACAACTGGTACATGGAGCATCTAAACAAACAGCCCCAACTGGCACTCCTGCTTCTACGGCTACTACTCCtaatcaaattaatgaaaataggGTGTCTCAAAGTAGCGAACAATCTTCAACAAATAACGCAGATGCTATCAGTCAACTTAGTACTGCTCCACCTGGTACAGGGCCACCTCCTACACTTGGTGAAACACCAGACATGAATGCACAACCAGCTGACACAACACAAGCAAATG GTACAGCACCTACAACTGTAACTAATACCCCAACTATGAATACCCCAGCAGTAAATACAAATATGATGCAACCTCCTCCTAATATGATACCTATGCAACACAGGATGCCAAATCAATTTGGTGGTCCAATTGCAACACAATTTGGAGCAGCACCTTTTGGTATGCCACCGCCAGGGTTCCAGCCTTTCGGAGGCTATGGTCCACCACAAGCAAATTGGG GTATGCCACAAATGCCACATGGAGTCATGGCTCCACAAGCTCCAGCAGAAGATCCTGCTATATTAGCTCAGTTGGATCAGGAACTAGTAGCATCTGCTATGGTATGGACGGAACATCGTGCTCCGGATGgaagattatattattataatagtaaAGCTGGAGAATCTGTTTGGGAAAAGCCACAAGCTCTAAAGGATCTCGAAa ATGCAAAATTAGCGCTACGGCAAAAAGCAGAAGAAGCAGCTACCATCTCTACGAATACCGCCGTGACTACTTCCACCGTTACTAATAACAATGTAACCACAGAAGCCACAAAACAAGAAAAACCTCAAGAAAGTAATCACGAAACCAAAGATAGTGTAAAAGAAACAGACGCTAATAAACCGAAAAAGGAGGAAACAGCGCCTAAAGAAGCTGCCAAACCTCAAGACAAATCGAGACCAATCTCTAGTACACCAGTACCTGGAACTCCTTG GTGTGTTGTTTGGACGGGCGATGGACGCGTATTCTTTTATAATCCCTCATCGCGTATTTCTGTCTGGGAAAGACCAGATGATCTCATTGGTCGTCAAGATGTCGATAAAATGGTGTCTACTCCGCCAGATGCAGTGGTAGCTACGAAACCGACGCGTCAATCGGATACAAGTGAAAGCAGTGATGATGAACCAGTACCAGCAAAAAAGATGAAACAGGATGATACAAAAA CCACAGCGccaaaagaagaagaggagaaagagaataaaaaaaCTATCGATATCGGAAAGGAGGCTGCAATAGAGGCAGAAGTACGAGCTGCTAGAGAAAGGGCGATTGTTCCTTTGGAGACAAGAATTAAATCGTTTAGGGATATGCTTGCAGAGAAAGAT GTATCCGCGTTTAGTACTTGGGAGAAGGAGCTTCACAAAATTGTATTTGACCCCCGATACTTACTTTTAACATCAAAGGAGAGAAAACAAGTTTTCGAGAAGTACGTAAAGGAGAGGGCGGAAGAAGAGAGGCGGGAAAAGAGGAACAAAATGAAGGAACGGAAAGAACAATTTCAAAAGTTACTAGAAGAAGCTGGTCTTCATGGGAA aTCTTCATTTAGTGATTTTGCTCAAAAACATGGGCGTGATGAACGGTTTAAGAATGTAGAAAAGATGCGTGAACGGGAGAGCCTATTCAACGAATATCTGCTGGAAGtgcgaaagaaggaaaaagaggaaaaaacagcAAAACGAGAACag GTGAAAAAGGAATTCATAGCGATGCTACGTGAACACAAAGACATCGACAGACATTCGCATTGGAGCGATTGTAAGAAAAAGTTGGAATCAGATTGGAGGTACAGAGTCGTAGAGTCAGCAAGCACGAGGGAAGATTGGTTTAGGGATTACATTCGTATGCTAAAGGAggagaggaaaaaggaaaaggagaaagaCAAAGACCACCGGCACAGAGATAAAGATCATCACAAGTCCGAGAAGAAAGATAGGGACCGAAAGGATGTTGATAAGTACAAGGATAAATCGTCAAAGGATCGGCTTGATAAGGACAGTTCGAAGGATAAAAAACGCAGGATCGAAGCAGCTTCGGAGGAAAACGGCaaggaaaaaaaggaggcagTGTCAGAGAAGGAAAGCGGAGAAATCGAAGATAACGATGAAAAACCATCAAAAAAGGAGAATGAT AAGGAGAACACGGAAGACCAATCTGATTCAGAAGAAGATCGTGAGAAACAGAAACGAGAACGTGAAAGAAGAGCAGAAGCCAGTCTtcgtgagagagaaagagaagttcAGAGGACTCTTGCTACGCATCTTCGTGATAGAGATAAGGAAAGGCAGCACCATCGTCATACAGAGGCAGTACAGCACTTTAGTGCACTTCTTGCAGACTTG GTAAGGAATGGTGACTTAGCATGGCGGGAAGCGAAACGACAATTGAGGAAAGATCATAGATGGGAATTAGCTGAAAGTTTAGATCGCGAGGAAAAGGAAAGACTATTTAATGAACACATAGAACAGCTTAGTCGTAAGAAACGTGATAAGTTCCGCGAGCTGCTTGATGAGGTAGGCGCTTCTACTGAACTTACCGCTTCATGGAgggatattaaaaaatcattaaaagACGATCCTAGATATCTCAAATTTTCGTCTAGTGATCGG aaatgcgaaaaggagttcaaagAGTATATTAAAGATAAACTTGTTGCGGCCAAGGCCGATTTTAGGGAACTTCTTCAA GAAACAAAACTTATCACtgataaaacatataaaaaggTGCAAGACAATAGTGCACATTTAGCTGAAATCGAAGAAATTTTAAGAAAAGATCGAAGATTTCTCGTATTGGAAGCGGCCGCTGCTGAACGAACGCGGCTGTTAATGGGATATTTAGAAGAATTGGCACGTAGGGGTCCACCTCCACCGCCTACTGCCTCAGAACCTTCGAGAAGACCAACCACAAA CTAA